The Toxotes jaculatrix isolate fToxJac2 chromosome 17, fToxJac2.pri, whole genome shotgun sequence genomic interval tgtttttattttgcagaacTTTCCTGTCACGTTGACGTCAGATTCACCGAAGGTTTCTGTGACAACATTTTCTAAACTCAGGTTTTACTCAGAAGATTTTTCCCTCAAATGTTTCTCTCAGAAACAAACGTTATCACACAGAAGAAAACTAGTAAGTGAACCTTGAGTTTTACAGATGAATGTTCCTTTGGTCAAGAACAAATGTCCCTGCTCCAGTTGGTGTTCAGGGTTTTTGATTCGGGAAACAACctgaaataaatctgtttaaCTAAAGAATCAgttaaacattttcagaaaagcaTCTTGTTGTGTGTCTCCTCCAGAGTCAGACgagaaggacagagaaggacagataaagacagagacaggagaaagCAAAATGTCCAGTGAAGAGACCAAACCTCCATCTGTGGTAAGAAAACATCATGAAAGCTGCTCGGTCTGATCAAATCATTCACTCGCTCACTATTCACTCACATATTGTGCtgatgttaaagaaaaagagTTCTCACTCTGACTTTATCATATGTACATATCCTGTAATTATGAGACTAATTCGAATTCAGAAGCTAAAGATCTAATTACTGTAATTACAGTATGAAGCTGACACACGTCACAATAACCAGAAAACTTTCACAATTCCAAAATGTTCAGATCATCATTATGAGAAATGCATCTTGTAATTACAAAGATCTTTCTTGTAAATATGAAATACTCACCACATAATTACAAAAAATCCTAAAGTATAATTCCACTATTTTTATTGTGTAATGACAGGACACAGATCACTTCACTCTGACGTTGTTCTCCTGTAACTCTGATCCCAGAGTTACACGATGTCTCGTTCTGAAGGAACGTTCATCGTTACCAAATACAGCTCTTGTAATTATGCACTAATTTTCTCATAATTGAAGTTGAATTAATTATGAGTAGTtagtttattttgttattaGATGATATGGAAATATATCCTGCAGCGCTTTAAAGATGGTTTCATTTCATatctgtttaaaaagtaaatccACGTTCGCTTGATTAATTCATTCAGATTCATTTAGTTTGGTTTTATTCTGAGCTGCTCTTCAGGGTTTGTTGGGTTCTGTCTGACGGCcgtgacctgacctgacctgacacAGATCCTCTGGACTGAGGACTGACGAGTGAATGATTGTAGTTTCTTCTGTTGATGTCTGGTGATTTTCCAACGTCTCGATCATTAAATAGAAAAAGGTTTTGGTGAAACAGTATCTTTctatgttgtgtgtctgttatgtACATGTGTTTTCATACGTATGTATTAGTGGATATATGTGTAGTtttatgtacagtgtgtgggttcttgtacttctgtctttgtgaggacattttgaagaCGGAGGACATTCTGTCAGACTTTGTTTCAGGGTGTAGTTGAGGTTAGAGTTAAAGTTGTCATCACGAGTACAGAAGTACAAGCATGTGTTCTTAGTTGTTCTCTGTGAAGTCTCGACAGATGCCTCGGACCAGCGGAGAGATGAAGTCGGCCAGGCCGGTGAACTCCCGGGTGAAGAAGGTGTGGTTTTCCTTTGGCTCTGATGACATCGCTTTGAGGTCTTCCAGTGGGGCCCAGGCGACGCCCACGGAGAAGATGGTGATGCCTGGTGGTTGGCGAACAGGAGAAACAGGCGTTATGAATGAGGTGTGACCTACAGAAGATTTAAACTCAAACATACAAACCTTGTTTCTGAGCAGCCAGCGCCGGGCCTGTCACGTCATCATACGACTGACCGTCTGTCACCACGATGAGAAAGTTCCGGCCCGGTCCCGTCCGCCTGCAGCACAAACCTTCAGTTAACTCGGACTCAGGTGCTGAGAGAAAGCTGAGCCTCTGTCACCGCAGCAAACCACTACTCAATGATTTCATCATATACTTTCCCAAAATATTTTCCTGTAACCAAAAATTCAGTTATTGTTCCAAAGGGGAAATAAGCTCCAAGCTcattggttcctactgaagaacGTGAATCTTTAAAAATACCTCACAAAGATCCGGCcgtttcctaaaacagctgctgactgtgtgtggagCGTTTGTCGATGGTCAGTGGCAGACTAATCCACGAGTATTTAAGACAGAACGTCGCAGAATCATCAGCAGCATACAGAACTCTCCCCTCAGCTGATTCCTCAGGTGTGCTGTTACCTGAACAGTCTCTGGGTGGTGTAGCTGATGGCTCCTCCGGTGGCCGTTCCTCCGCTCATGTAGGGGATCCTCCTCAGAGCGTTGATGGCCTCCTCTTTGCTGGAGTGGTCGGACAGGCCGAACTCCAGCCGCTGTTCGTAGGTGAACTGCACCGCACCTgcaccaccaacacacactcagtcagcCAATCGCCTCGTCCATCAGCCAGTTCATTAATTGGTTTCCATCTTGTGCAGCTGACCAATGTGAGCTCCCATGTCTGAGATGTCGAAGCTCCTGGCAACTCCCGCCAGGAAGTCCAGGACCAGCTGGAAGTTTCCTTCACCAACGCTGGACGAGCCGTCGATGAGGAAACCAATGTTGACTGAGTTGTAGCAGGTTttacctgaaaacacagacacgttTACTTTAACCACTTCAATGAACAGTTCatctgatgtgatgtgtgtgcttCCACACAGCGCTCTGAAAGGGACAGGACGAACGGACATGTTACGGTGACGTACGTCCTCCCACAGCCTCATCCGAAACTTTTTTATTAATCTGGATATTTTCCAgttgattcatttatttattcaactgttatatatttaatatatattaaaaaaaacaggcttttgtcccagagcttttttttaaatgtgaaagaaTAAGTTTTAAACTGTGTGATACTGAAGCTTATTCACTTTTTATGTTAAATGAACTTTAGGTCACCAAACTGTCAGAAGGATGTGACCTCTGTGAGCTACAGCCCTGATGAGAGACAGGTGCAGGTGTGTCTTACTGCAGAGCAGGCTGTCCAGCGAGCAGAGTCTCTGAGTCAGAGGCCTGACGTGTTTGGTGGTGCTGAACCAGCTGGGGATGAAATAACTGAAGAAGCCGTTGTCCTTACACACCGCCTGCCCGAGGACAGAGGAAGACTTCCTGTCACCATCATTTCTGAAACACCACCAACCAAACGTTGTGCTGTGGTTCATCTTTACGTCTTTAGAGAAAAGTAAACGAAGCCCGAACCTTCCTCATGAAGTCCTTGTCTCGCACCACGGCGAGCTCCTCAGGCGCCGGTTTGGCCACAGACACCAGGAAGACGTTGATGCCAGACTCTCGGGCCAACATGGCCGCCTGCTCCAGGTCGTCAGACGGCCACCCGTCAATCAGCACCATCATCACCCGGGGGTGCCCCCGCCTCCCCCCGTTCTCCTGGATGAAGAAGGTCTCCGCTGTGTGCATGATGGCTTTACCTGCAGGACGCCCACAACATACCCGTCAGTCTATCAGGGACGTGGACACTGATCTTAGCTCTGAAATCCTCAATGTATTTACTCAAATGTGGGATTTTGACATCAGTGACGTCCAagaacagtaaaacaaaaatctgctgCTACAGAAACAGATGcttataatgtgtgtgtgtgtgtgtgtgtgtgtgtgtgtgtgtgtgtgtgtgtgtgtgttacctgtgttgGTGTCTCCTCCCAGGTAGGCCAGCTCCTTGATGGCAAACAGCAGCTCTTTAGGCTGAGTGTAGTTGGTCAGCAGGAACTCTATCCTGGGAGaatcactgcacacacagacacacacacacacacacacacacacacagacacacacacacacacacacacacagacacacacacagacacacacagatgtgaactTGTCCTGTAAAACTAAAGTAAAATGTTAGTGGGTGGTTTTTGGGtgaattttacttttatttgaatgcagaaggctgtgtgtgtgtgtgtgtgtgtgtgcgtgcgtgcgtgtgtgtgtgtgtgtgtgtgtgtgtgtgtgtgtgtgtgtgtgtgtgtgtgtgactgtgtgtgtgtgtgagtgtgtgtgtgtgtgtgtgtgtgtgtgtgtgtgtgtgtgtgtgcgtgcgtgcgtgtgtgtgtgtgtgtgtctgacctggcCTGTATCAGTCCTATGTGTGGTCCTGTTGGTCCGACTCTCAACATGGCCGCCAGTTTGGCCACAAAGTTCTTCTGCAGGTTGAACCTTCGCTGCCCGATGTTGTTACTGCTGTCAATCACCATGGCGATGTCCATCtgacactctgcacacacacacacacacaggcattatGTGTAATGTGTCCCACCTCAGCTTCACTGTGTTGATTTGTGTGGTGATAAAATCCAGGTGAACATCAGACGTCTGTTCACCTTTGTTCCCTCCTGGCACAGCTTTCTTCACTGACGGCTTCTTCACTGGTTTTtttgctgcaacacacacagacacacacagaggtcgGCTGACAGTCATCTCCCtcagccatcatcatcatcatcatcatcatcatccaaaCCCACAGCAGAACCAGTTTCTGTCTCAGACAGATCAGTTACCAGGTAGTGCAGCTGCAGGCAGAGCTGTGGTACTGGTCTCACTGGTCAACTCTAATGGAACAGCAACAGGCTCTGGGAGCACGAacgaacacagacacacacacacacactacatttaTTCACGCTAATCACGAAAGCTCTTCTACATGATCTcttatttacagtttatgaagcagtaagaatgaaaaacagttttcagctttcagagcagcagaacTGGGATTGTTCAGATCtttgcttctgcactgtggctCCACCTACTGGTGAGGCTGAAGGAGGCGGTCCACTGGGACAGGGCCTGTGACTGGATCCCGTGGGCGTAGGAGCTCATGTAGTTGTGTCGTCCCTGCAGTTTGTGAACCCTGACGGGGCCTCCGGACAGACCCAGCACCCCCCTGCAGACCAGAGACACAATTCAAAGCTTCAGACGATGAacttcaaactttaaaaaagtcAAGCAGGGAAAAAGAGACATCGTGGACATTGgactggatgaaaaaaatccagttttgttgttattttttttctggtcttaTTTTGAAGTTTAGTCCATCATATGTATTCTTTATTGACATGCTGTAGGTGTGGTGCAGAGCCCTCTGATGGTTGCTGCTTGTGAAATTAATGAATGAAGTCAAGTTGAGCTCCACCTGTTTGACCCACATCTGATCACAGTCTCATTTAAATCGCGTTAAAGGGAAGATTTTGGACAGAAATCGTTCgtgtgttttgaaaaaaaatttagaggAAGCAGAGATTTCTGTCGTGGAGCCTCCAGACGCTGGAGCTCTGCTTAAAAAACATCTTcagtgaaaagataaaaagaaaagtgcCTCAATCAAAACTAGACAAACGACAGGAAGATGAGATACAGGAGTGAAAGCAGGACCCTGAGGGAGCAGAGCTGGTGCCGGTGTTTTTCCTCTCGGGGCCCCTGGAGGCCCTctgcagaggaaggagggggtCATTCAGGGTTGAGAGTTTAATCCTTCAGTCCTGCACATTCCTTCATGGTGTTGGTGTTTTGCTGAGgttcagcagacagcaggactCACGCTGCTCATTATTATGTCACATCTACAGCTGCGGCCGGTGGCAGAGCAGAGCGTCGGATCCACGTGTCTGTGCATTTACACCCAGCACAGCACCAACAGCCCTgactccacctccacctgctccaaCCCTCTGCAGAGCTGCCGGGTTTCATTGGGCGGCTTTACTCTGACACCTGTGCCGCCTCTCGCCCGCAGTccgctgggataggctccagctccccgcgaccctgacggaacAAGCGGCGTAGAAAATGGGTGGATGGGAACTCCACCTCCTGCAGTGTGGACTCACCGCAACCTTCTCACAGGCTTTCAAATAAACTTCGGTTTTACACTGATGTGCTCAAACTCTTGGTTCTGAGTCAGAGTCTGAGAGGAAACGCGCAAACGTTCCTCCTGTAGAAAGACCTGCAGCTCAGAGCGGAGGGAAAAGCATCAGAATAACCAACCGGATAAAAACTGCTGCACAGTGTCAGCTTTTCATTCAGCTTTTCATTCTCTGAAAATCCGAAACAACCCGTGGCGCAGCAGGTTCAGAGAGCGGCTCTGGACTTTgcaccggcctgagatcggagggtcgtgggttcgatccctcgaccaagcgcaaaaaaacgaATACAGGTGGAGGTCTCTGCGACCacgagcaaggcaccgatccaccccagctccccgggcgcctcactactgccccctgccccagcgtctctagtgcacgtgcatgcttgtgtgtgtgttgcgttcacttggtgtgggtaaaatgcagagtcaTTTCCCATTTCCAGCTTGTTGTCGGCAGGTTgctgttgaaatgtgtgtgtgtccatttaaagaaagacagagcaggtTTACAGCTTCCTACCTGTGTACAGCGGCTCCACAGACGGAGGAGATGGAGGCATAGATTCCCGTCCCGAACACCGACACCCTCCACTGGCTGCAGTCTGGAGGACACAACACCACCGCGCGGTCCTCCATCAGGTCGGCTCCACGGGTCGCACAGGTGACTGGGTAGGGCACTGATCAAACATTTCACGgttactttgacattttttctcttttcacgAAACGATTCCTTCAACATTTgtaaaaaacagtaaaagtgaaaatgggTAAAAGTAACAtgatctttcttttgttttatctgttttttctttctcttcttccttccaTACTGTTAGTGATTTTTCTAAAGTTATTTCATTGAAATTTCTTTTGTGGTGCAGTTTTGCTGTGCAGGAAAACTCATCACTGTCTGTGCTGACTGGTGATTTCTGCTGCaacaaaatgcaataaaaatattctttttcagGATTTCAGGAACCAAAACTCTAATTTTCTGCTGATGAAAATCAACAGAACGTAAACTGAGGGTGAAAAAACTTTCATTTGTCTGTGATATGTTGACAGCCGAGACAATCGGTCAAAAACTGGGAAAAAGCAACATGGTTGCTGACAGAGCGTAGAAAGGGTTTACTGTTACATAATGCTATTCATGAGAGAGTCAGTAATTCATTGAAATACAGTCAGAATAACAAATGTTCTTTGAAAGGACTGACAGAGGATAAAAGGagcttttcatctgtttcatgtATTAGAGAGAGCGGACTGGTGCTTAGTTTaaatttcagacatttttatgATTCAGGCTCAATATAAACACGGGAAAAAAATTCTGAGGATCAACAACAAGTCGTACAGGGAGGTTTAAAGTTACCTCCATCTGTCCAGAAACACTAAGGGACTGTTTCTGAAAACCGCTGGAAATAATTCATCAAagtgaagagaaggagaagaagaagaggaagaagaacgCTCACACCAAAGCTCTCCATTGGCAGATCAGAGGAGACGCGTCCTCCTCAGTATTATCTTCACAACGCGTATTTCTGTTCACGTTTTTATCACATTAACTTAATCATTCATTTTCCTGTATGTTCCTCTTGAGAATGtactgttttatacttttattgtgttttgttgacacatTTGTTCGACCTGTTCATGTTAGTCAGCCTCTGCTACCCCTCAGATTAATGTCCTGATCACTGGGGGACCCCAGGTTGGGAGCTACAGCTGTGGGTGAACTTCAAATGATCTGTTGCACCTGTTAATTCCATTTAGGCAATCGATTATTGTCATGATCGATGAATCATTCaactttcttgttttgtctgaaaaactgttataatatataataatcaCATTGTCTGACGTTACAGAACTTTTATAGactttttttatgtctgttttacCAGGAATGAAAcaagcttctctgctgtgaccaggaagaattttcctttgtttttctttcatattaTGGCTGTAATGAACACTGTGGCCTCTAGGGAgcgagcagacagacagacagacagacagacgggtaACGTTCAGGACTGACCGCTGGATTCTGAGCCAAATGTTGAAGAGGTCAAGAAGAAAATGGCtgcagggaaagacagagatcACATTAGCCTTCATCGAACACATAAGACGACGATACTAATAAGAAAGAAAGTGTGAGGGAGAAAGGAGCCGTGTACCTGTCAGAGGcagcaggacagacagcagagacattTCTGTACCTGAAACAGACCGACCTCAGTttactgtggaaaacacacatatgtCTGTACGCTGTGAATTCCAGTCAGCAAACCAGTTAGTAACCAGTCATACACATGAAACCACTGAATGTACTGGACAGCAAACTGCAGATTAACCTCTTCATCAGTATTCACTCAGTAAACTCGTCTCTCAATCTGTAAACAGTTGACAAATTCAGTCAACTAGCACAGTAACAGGAAATTCAATGAACCAGTCAGACAAACAGTCAGACACTAAAACCATCAGTCAGTAAACTTATTTCCAGACAAACCTATTGCCAAGACAGCAAACCAGTCAGTAACTTCAAATATGACACATGATCATACGCAAACAGTGAACCAGTCAGCAAACCACCTCAGTAAACCGTCAGTCGCTCTGTTCACCAGTATTTGAGCCTGAAAAGCCAGTTAATGAACCAGCTGTCAATTAGTTTGTAAACCAAAGACCAACTAATCAACCAGCCAGTCAACTAATTCATGTCTGTGAGATATGATCGTAAAACAATCAGCAGGTCAGTCGGTGAATCAGTTACAGACAAAGCCAACTTCTCAAACAGTTATGGAACAGCCAGTAAACCAGGTCAGGGAGTTAGTCAATCACAAATCAGCCGGTCACTAACTGAGTTAACACACATGGTACAGGACGATACAAAACCAGTCAACAAGGCAGCAAACCAGTTCAGCAAACCAGTCAGTGGACAATTAATGTCAGTTAACCAGTCAGAAAACCTGGCAACAAACCAGACAGTAACTAGTTAAAAAGGTCAGTCATCTAGTAAAGAATGGGTGGACTGGTTCTGTCAACAGTTAATTCAGTAAACCAGCAGTGATCAACTGGAACTGAACTGTTAATCACACTTTACAACGTCGAAATCAAAAGAGTCAGAGTGAAAAAGCCAGTCACTAAACTAGTTAGTAGCTGGTAACCAGTCAGTTAAACAGTTACAGCCAAAAATATTACTGGTCAGTCAGTAAACTAATCAGCCAGTTAGTGAAGCTCCAGTAAACCAGTCACTCAGCCCGTCAGCGTCTCAGGGTAAAGTCCGTCTTACTGACTGTTTCTCCAGACGTCTCCGTGGAAACTGTTCACACTCTTCACACTTTATTCCCTGGAagcagctgctgatgctgagccGGTGTCGATCGCCCAGCGAGAGAGAGGCGGCCCTTTAAATAagctttctctcacacacacacacacacacacacacaccttacagCTGTGACATCAGAGCCTCCTCTGGTGGGAGGGGCTTCAGTGACAGGTCaacctgacagagagagagagaaagagagagagagagagagagagagagagagagagagagaatgaatgagtgaaaacTTTGACCAACTTATCAACATCCTctgataataacaacaataatgattCTCCATGGCAACGGCTTCATCTACAATATCATAACTACACCCAACcctgcagagctgagctgaaacTGGAACCAATTATTAtttaactgtaaataaaaacaaacagatacagaatacaacaaataaacattaaaacaaaaaccaaacaacagacaccAAACAAACAGGACGACAGCATCATCCTAACACAGCCCCTCAGCACAGACAGCTTTCATTTTCCAACAGAGATCGAACTGAATTAAAGAAGCCAAATCAAACGTACaaacttcaaatgaaacaactGACAGAAGAACACAAGAATAACACTCTGTGCCACAGAGAAAGATTCTCAGCTGCAACATGCTCCTCATCTGGTCAGACTCGGAAATTTGGAAACGCAAACTAGGTCCAACATGGCTGTGAGCGAAGTGAGAGAGTCTGCTCAGCTGAAGGACGAAACGTGAGAAAACAGCAGTGACACAAAAGAGAATCTGAGATGAGTTGACATATATGTCACATACATCATGTGCTGTCACTGAACCCTCGACTTGTTCTCGTCACTTTTTCTGTGAGTGCACATTCCTGATTCCTGATCCCTGTCACTTTGTCCCATTTCTATGTTGTTTTCACTGAATAAAGAGGTGGATGGGGTGGacggatgggtggatggatgggtggatgggtggatggatggatggatgggtggatggatgggtggatggatggatggatggatggatggatgggtggatggatgggtggatggatgggtgggtggatggatgggtggatggatgggtggatgggtgtggatggatgggtgtggatggatgggtggatgggtggatggatggatggatggatggatggatggggtGGATGATGGAtgggggtggatggatggatggatgggtggatggatggatggatgggggtggatggatggatagatgggtggatggatggatgggtggatttGTGTCGCAGAACCAAAGCAACAAACTGTCACGTGCCGGTGACCCGTAGCCGGAGGACTCCTCACGTTAGCCTCGTTCCGTCACCTCTGAGCCTGTGGTTATTGTCGGGGGCTGGGCGGAGCTCGGGGTCGGCTCAGCAGTGTTACCCGTCGCAGAGAGGAGCGTACCTATGTGCAGGTATACGGGGGACAGGTGAGCAGCGGTCAGGAATTCAGCTTGGCCAGCTCCCAGCATGCAGCTGGTAAAATGAGAAGGGCGAAGAAAATGTCTGGGGGAAGAATGTAACCGGAGGAAAGGAGGAGTGAAGgatttcagagacagagacgtgtaggtagagacagagacagatggacagatggatatAAAATGGTCATGTGACCTTTAAGCCTGTGGGATGAAGCTCCATCTTCATCTCGGGTTCAGTATTTAATTATTGAACTCTTTTGGGATTGAGATGAAAAAACGtgtctgttctttctgttttcagagattTGACTGATTAAAgcttcttgttctttctctttgtgtgtgtctgttttgtgtctcaGCTTCTCAGCAACGCTAACACTCTGCTCCATGTGATGGAAGCCTCAGTCAAAACAGTCCTGTTGCCAGGCAGATTTTTAGGAGCCAGTCAGTGTGAGGAGCTTCAGACGTGACATGAGACAGAAAACTGGATGATGTTATTATTTCTGAGCAgcctgagaaaagaaaagaaatcaggCTGATTTCTTCTCTCAAAAAGGAACgtgaaactttatttaaaagtaGTTGTTTAACATCTGGTTTAAAGGACATGTAAGAGCGGAGTGGACATCAGCCTGAGGGCTGTGACCAGGGTCACGTCTCAGGCCTCAGAGTTCCTGCAACAGAAATCCACTTCAAGTCTCAGATGAGCAGGAAACTCTCATCGGGACAAAAGTTGAGCAACTGTGttagaaaatggaaatgctCCAAATAACTGTTCCCCTATTTAAAAAAGCTGGTCTCTGTTTAtcacctgagcagcaggtttcacagagtgaaaagcagcagacacctgATCTATGTGTGTCACCGAGTCCTCTCAGAACAAACAGGTCTTTGTGCGGACCAGCAGAGGACGGGACACCGTGTTATCTCAGTCCTGTAAGAACTGTGCAGCGTCTGTACGCCGACATGCACACGACACTGAGGCTGACCCAGGACTAGCACGGTGATGTCAGGACATCTGATTCAAAGCCGAAGAATCAGGTCAGAACTCAAACAGGACTGAGTCACACACGTCCATCTGACGGGAAACTGAAAGGACAAAGGAAaacattcagctgtgtgtgatcCTGCAGATCTCATGTCTCATGTCTGATTTTTCAATCAGGATTCAGAGATTCTGAACGGAGGAAGATCCTGGATCTGCCTCTTTAACCATATCCACATCAAAGCTTAATGGTTTCCTCTCTGGACCATCTGAGATCACGAGGTTACACAAACACCTCAGTGTGAAACGCTCAGGAAGGACTTACACAAACCCGCTTTAACTCCTCTCTCAAATTCTATCGAGGCCGAGatatttcacttcctgttcGTTCCATCGCTTGCTCCTGAAGCCCAGAGGAGAAGCGAGGTTACTTTGAGTCATCACAGGTTATCAGGACGAGTGAACGCAGCACGGATGAACCTGCTAATCATCCAAATCTTCCTCTAGATGTTGGCCAACGCAGATGTTTAGTTTAAGCTGCTCGTCTGGAGCTGAAcccagagagagatgagagttTTAATGAAAACGTGAGCGAACCCGAACATGTGTGATGTCTAACACTGTTTAACACTTTCCTCCACACTAACAGTTAGTACTATCACCTCCAAGCTGATTTATAAACCCAACAAACTTCCTCTGCACATCAGTCAGCAGCTTCTTACTGGATTGGATTGAATTGAACAGGAAAACCCTCCATTTTTCtccagaaacacaaaactgatgtgTGCAGAGGAGGTTTGTGagctgagaaacacagagaagctgcaggGTCATCGGTTCGTGGTTGTCCTTTGTATTCTGGGCTGTAGCGAACATCGCGGCCTCTCGGCGACGTTGGTGAGGCCTCGGGGTTTTACCCTGCGGAGACCTTTTTACGTAACGGAGCTTGATTCAGTGTGAATGCCGGGGGTATTAACACAGAATTAAAGAGCGCTTAATATTTCCCCCTGGTTGCTTCTCAGGTTTAACAGGCTGGAATAAGAACACGAAGTGAGTGAGTGTTTCTGGATGTTTCCTCGAACAGTTCTCATCCAGCAGATAAAAAGCCGACGCCCACGTCgaccagcagctgctgacagtCACGAGGAGAACTCGGATTACCTgcaatgatgtgtgtgtgtgtgtgtgtgtgtgtgtgtgtgtggacacgcATGACTGCTCCTGGAGGCGGGGATGTTCACatgcaggcgtgtgtgtgtgtgtgtgtatgaagcaTCTTCAGTGTTCTCATGTTCATGTGTATTAAAttaacccccctcccccacttcCCCACTTCAGTTCTCAGATCATCAAATCAGCATAAGAGTCCAAATCACTGACACTGAGCTGGgattaactctgtgtgtgtgtgtgtgtgtgtgtgtgtgtgtccatgtctttGTAAGGACATGCTGTCTGGTCCTCACACCTTCAAAGGTCTGTTTGAAGGTTCAGACCTGATGTCAGGGTTACAATCGGATTTAGATTTAGGttaaggagtgtgtgtgtgcgtgtgtgtgtgtgtgtgtggtctctgcAGCAGAAGTGTGTGCAGTTCCACACTGAGCTGAACTTTTTCTAAAATGTGGATGTgtcttgttcttgttgttgaagatgtttctgttttaggATCAGGTTCCTGAGTCTGAGGTTCCTGAGGTTCCTCATGCTGAGGTTCTTGAACTTGTTATTTTTACTGTTCTACATTGATCAGACATGTACATGGGAAACATATgattaacttttaaaaaagatGTGCTGTTATACAttaaaggtcacacacacacacacacacacacacacacacacacacacacacacacacacgcgcgtgtTGTCTGATTAGACCTGTTCAGGTTGGAGTCGGCCTACGTTACCGTCCCAGTACTGTTTCCATATAAACTGATAATGACACACGTTACAGTTCACTCGTCAGCTtaccctcaggatgaactgttaGACCTTTGCTGATCCTCAGACTCTTCATCTAGACCAGATACCTGCAGAGCCACAATGGTTTCCATGTTTATGACCTGCCAGcatccacctcctccagctcctccagctcctccacctc includes:
- the coch gene encoding cochlin produces the protein MKRLICSLLSSRSVSGTEMSLLSVLLPLTAIFFLTSSTFGSESSVPYPVTCATRGADLMEDRAVVLCPPDCSQWRVSVFGTGIYASISSVCGAAVHRGVLGLSGGPVRVHKLQGRHNYMSSYAHGIQSQALSQWTASFSLTKPVAVPLELTSETSTTALPAAALPAKKPVKKPSVKKAVPGGNKECQMDIAMVIDSSNNIGQRRFNLQKNFVAKLAAMLRVGPTGPHIGLIQASDSPRIEFLLTNYTQPKELLFAIKELAYLGGDTNTGKAIMHTAETFFIQENGGRRGHPRVMMVLIDGWPSDDLEQAAMLARESGINVFLVSVAKPAPEELAVVRDKDFMRKAVCKDNGFFSYFIPSWFSTTKHVRPLTQRLCSLDSLLCSKTCYNSVNIGFLIDGSSSVGEGNFQLVLDFLAGVARSFDISDMGAHIGAVQFTYEQRLEFGLSDHSSKEEAINALRRIPYMSGGTATGGAISYTTQRLFRRTGPGRNFLIVVTDGQSYDDVTGPALAAQKQGITIFSVGVAWAPLEDLKAMSSEPKENHTFFTREFTGLADFISPLVRGICRDFTENN